The Prosthecobacter dejongeii genome contains a region encoding:
- a CDS encoding AAA domain-containing protein, which translates to MILETMLQRLFASLVHGPSMNARPHRSRQRCDWMDLTSLQGLDPASALKTLLEKRKIEFPAKVPAFSAPAFPEAEWSDEQKKARDAFQKQTRLLKKLRDMADDALEYMNDHGESCLALGFPLISMPPVADEKSLRGSSRVLAPLLLMPVNIQVRTASRAGVTLECVGEGADLLVANPALVAWLERQTGKTLGDLYLDDEAADPWREVEELLKQIQTLLDLPIAPAFHSDTLLETVPLLEKLPKSVTVLPSAVLGLFPLSNQSLLRDTRWMLENQAILQEPASAFLNPQALHEVSEEMAAEETIAVQGRHFAQEWLVSAADPCQANAVLASREAKALVVHGPPGTGKSQTITNMIADHLARGERVLFVCDKRTALDVVKYRLDAVGLGDLCGVVHDPSGDRKDFYMGLRGKLETLADMPSPKDPRSQLDSVNKQLAALHAELEGCRKKLHLTPDAAAQSFHDLLGAWLEYAAKDHPALAESIPSLLPAMVEEASTSLDEICRRAEKAGYPANPFRDLLDIGLADFLGRSSSDVRATLDALHAAAEKADALKPTSAVANLDPAKPLSGQAAMRDSLVKLLRELAAEQDLSFAQACVVLPEARRQELRKELPDVTTWLEQAGPALDRSLVSSARSAGLLTLALVNQHLASLQAWESVAGSFFKRLFAGATKTAANAALMPLGLTLATGWQQGLAFYRGVKYRLLVADWLARVTGIASITLPEEVEMHRQVKVAQTAWETHALLLNLGCADSLAASLQDQASVESLAVRLEQEGQWAHALNQLTTLVAQSGLFAEAAPRELLSRWLSAGSVQETTRSWQVHAPSLEDMVRLQHALGQLPPSLQDPTRKLLVQGIAFEDLRATFMHQAVENGLRERLRQDPELAAMDGERIEAAFDAFLKLSQEKPQHVGDYIRFLWVNHQRERLLASTGSQLNKQGAGLRQRLYVKGKKALKLRQMLATGAEVEGGDPIYDLCPVWMASPSTVAQIFPRQPIFDVVIFDEASQCRLEEALPVLLRGHRVVIAGDQKQLPPTRFFESALADSGDSDAETAEELFYQQQQEAEDLLTAALNLDVKEAYLDVHYRSRNEALIGFSNEHYYGSRLQPIPGHPRNKALSTPIRLHRVNGVYQDRANVQEAEAAVNLIAELLANPEPPSIGVACFNLTQKEAIHDALANRVTQDPDFARLYEVAKSRKGRDSFEGLFVKNLENVQGDERDVMIICTTFGPDPQGKFRRNFGALSQREGGRRLNVLVTRARDAVHVLTSIPAAEYSVAEATPPGQIPNGRLQLYAYLRYAEKLAAVFTHYQEELEKMRRDTQPELKKWDSATPSPLAEAFGHALLDRHQTGTHIHWGNEGFCVDVACIHPLMPADVTVGVLTDFSRFHKTPDPIEWDIFRTRVLRAQGWELQRLWSPVLFRRAPESLQSVKDEHDRLSLPPTDKQVAAMVE; encoded by the coding sequence ATGATTCTCGAAACAATGCTTCAGAGGCTCTTCGCCAGCCTCGTCCACGGTCCGTCCATGAATGCACGGCCGCACCGTTCCCGGCAGCGATGCGACTGGATGGATCTGACCTCACTCCAGGGACTGGACCCAGCCTCGGCGCTGAAGACCTTGCTGGAAAAGCGAAAAATCGAGTTTCCGGCCAAGGTGCCTGCCTTCAGCGCCCCTGCTTTTCCTGAGGCGGAGTGGTCCGACGAACAAAAGAAAGCCCGGGATGCCTTTCAGAAGCAAACCCGTCTGCTGAAAAAGCTGCGCGACATGGCTGATGACGCCCTGGAATACATGAATGACCATGGCGAATCCTGCCTAGCCCTCGGTTTCCCCCTCATTTCCATGCCCCCGGTGGCGGATGAAAAATCCCTGCGCGGCTCCAGTCGCGTGCTCGCACCGCTGCTGCTCATGCCGGTGAATATCCAGGTGCGCACCGCCTCACGGGCCGGGGTTACCTTGGAATGTGTGGGCGAAGGGGCCGACCTGCTGGTGGCCAATCCAGCCCTCGTCGCCTGGCTGGAGCGGCAGACGGGCAAGACTCTGGGAGACCTTTATTTGGATGATGAAGCCGCAGACCCGTGGCGTGAGGTCGAGGAATTGCTGAAACAGATTCAGACGCTGCTGGATCTACCCATAGCCCCTGCTTTCCATAGTGACACGCTTCTAGAGACCGTGCCGCTGCTGGAAAAACTGCCGAAGAGCGTGACGGTGCTGCCCTCCGCCGTGCTGGGGCTTTTCCCTCTGTCCAATCAGTCCCTGCTGCGAGACACGCGCTGGATGCTGGAAAATCAGGCCATCTTGCAGGAACCGGCGTCCGCTTTTTTGAATCCTCAGGCGCTGCATGAGGTGTCGGAGGAAATGGCCGCGGAAGAAACCATCGCGGTCCAGGGGCGTCACTTTGCCCAGGAATGGTTGGTTTCTGCCGCTGATCCTTGCCAGGCCAATGCGGTGCTGGCCTCTCGCGAGGCCAAGGCGCTGGTCGTTCATGGCCCACCCGGAACAGGGAAGAGCCAGACCATCACCAACATGATTGCAGACCACCTCGCCCGTGGGGAGCGGGTGCTGTTCGTCTGTGATAAACGCACGGCTCTGGACGTGGTGAAGTATCGCCTGGATGCCGTCGGCCTCGGTGACCTCTGCGGTGTGGTGCATGATCCTAGTGGAGATCGCAAAGACTTCTACATGGGCCTGAGAGGAAAGCTGGAAACGCTGGCTGACATGCCTTCGCCTAAGGATCCCCGCAGTCAACTCGACTCGGTCAACAAGCAGCTCGCTGCTCTGCATGCGGAGCTGGAGGGCTGCCGGAAGAAGCTGCACCTCACTCCCGATGCGGCAGCGCAGAGTTTTCATGATTTGTTAGGCGCCTGGCTGGAGTATGCGGCCAAGGATCACCCCGCTTTGGCGGAATCCATCCCTTCACTGTTGCCTGCGATGGTGGAAGAGGCCTCGACCTCGCTGGATGAAATCTGCCGCCGGGCGGAGAAGGCGGGTTACCCGGCCAATCCGTTTCGCGATCTATTGGACATCGGTCTGGCGGATTTTCTGGGTCGCTCATCTTCAGATGTTCGGGCCACGTTGGATGCTCTCCATGCTGCCGCCGAAAAGGCTGATGCGCTGAAGCCGACTTCAGCGGTCGCTAACTTGGATCCCGCTAAGCCTCTCTCCGGTCAGGCTGCCATGCGGGATTCGTTGGTGAAATTGCTGCGGGAACTGGCCGCGGAGCAGGACCTCTCGTTCGCTCAGGCGTGTGTGGTTTTGCCGGAAGCACGTCGTCAAGAACTGCGCAAGGAACTGCCGGATGTCACCACTTGGCTGGAGCAGGCGGGGCCAGCGCTGGATCGCAGTCTCGTCAGCAGCGCACGCAGCGCCGGATTGCTCACGTTGGCGTTGGTGAATCAGCATCTGGCCTCGCTCCAGGCCTGGGAAAGTGTGGCGGGGAGTTTCTTCAAGCGATTGTTTGCCGGAGCCACAAAGACGGCAGCAAATGCGGCCTTGATGCCTCTCGGGTTAACTCTGGCCACAGGCTGGCAGCAGGGACTGGCTTTTTATCGGGGGGTGAAATATCGCTTGCTCGTGGCGGATTGGCTGGCCCGTGTCACCGGCATTGCCAGCATCACCTTACCTGAGGAGGTCGAAATGCACAGGCAGGTGAAGGTGGCCCAAACGGCCTGGGAAACCCACGCTCTCTTGCTCAACTTGGGCTGTGCCGATTCGTTGGCTGCCAGCTTGCAAGATCAGGCTTCCGTGGAATCACTTGCCGTTAGGCTGGAGCAGGAGGGCCAGTGGGCTCATGCATTGAATCAGCTCACCACGCTGGTCGCGCAGAGTGGGCTCTTCGCGGAAGCTGCGCCCAGGGAGTTGTTATCCCGGTGGCTCAGCGCTGGCAGCGTGCAGGAGACCACCCGCAGTTGGCAGGTACACGCTCCTTCGTTGGAGGACATGGTGCGTCTTCAGCATGCGCTGGGGCAGTTGCCCCCTTCCTTGCAGGATCCGACGCGGAAGCTTCTTGTCCAGGGTATCGCCTTTGAAGACCTGCGGGCCACCTTCATGCATCAGGCTGTGGAGAACGGGCTGCGCGAGCGTCTGCGCCAGGACCCGGAGCTTGCCGCCATGGATGGCGAGCGTATCGAGGCTGCTTTTGATGCGTTTTTAAAACTGTCTCAAGAGAAGCCGCAGCATGTGGGTGACTACATCCGGTTTTTGTGGGTGAATCATCAGCGTGAGCGCCTGCTGGCCAGCACGGGATCTCAGCTCAATAAACAAGGGGCTGGGCTACGGCAGCGACTGTATGTGAAAGGCAAGAAGGCGCTGAAACTGCGCCAGATGCTGGCCACTGGCGCGGAAGTGGAAGGGGGAGACCCGATCTATGATCTCTGCCCCGTGTGGATGGCCAGCCCCTCCACTGTTGCGCAGATCTTCCCCCGCCAGCCCATCTTTGATGTCGTCATCTTTGATGAGGCCTCCCAGTGCCGTCTTGAAGAAGCCCTGCCTGTGTTGCTGCGCGGTCACCGAGTGGTCATCGCTGGAGATCAAAAACAATTGCCGCCCACGCGCTTCTTTGAATCGGCGTTGGCTGATTCCGGCGATAGCGATGCGGAGACGGCTGAAGAGCTGTTTTATCAACAGCAACAGGAGGCGGAGGACCTCCTCACTGCCGCGCTCAACCTCGATGTGAAAGAGGCCTACCTGGATGTGCATTATCGCAGCCGCAATGAGGCGCTTATTGGTTTCTCGAACGAGCATTACTACGGCTCCCGCCTTCAGCCCATCCCGGGGCATCCGCGCAATAAAGCTCTCAGCACCCCCATCCGCCTGCATCGGGTCAATGGGGTTTATCAGGACCGCGCCAATGTGCAGGAGGCGGAGGCTGCAGTGAACCTCATCGCCGAACTGCTGGCCAACCCCGAGCCTCCCTCCATCGGAGTGGCCTGCTTTAACCTCACGCAAAAAGAGGCCATCCATGACGCTCTCGCCAACCGCGTGACTCAAGACCCCGATTTTGCCCGATTGTATGAGGTGGCGAAGAGTCGCAAGGGAAGGGATTCCTTTGAAGGACTGTTTGTTAAAAATCTCGAAAACGTGCAAGGAGACGAGCGGGATGTGATGATCATTTGCACCACCTTTGGTCCTGATCCGCAGGGCAAATTTCGCCGCAACTTCGGTGCGCTCTCTCAGCGTGAAGGTGGGCGGAGGCTGAATGTCCTGGTCACTCGCGCTCGCGATGCCGTGCATGTGCTCACCTCCATCCCTGCGGCAGAATACAGCGTGGCCGAGGCAACACCACCGGGCCAGATTCCCAATGGCCGCCTCCAGCTTTATGCTTACCTGCGATATGCTGAAAAGCTGGCGGCTGTCTTTACCCATTATCAGGAGGAACTGGAAAAAATGCGCCGGGACACCCAGCCAGAATTGAAAAAATGGGACAGCGCCACGCCTTCCCCTCTCGCGGAGGCCTTTGGCCATGCCCTTCTGGATCGTCACCAGACTGGCACGCACATTCATTGGGGCAATGAAGGTTTCTGTGTGGATGTGGCCTGTATTCACCCTCTGATGCCAGCGGATGTGACCGTGGGGGTGCTCACGGACTTTAGCCGATTCCATAAAACGCCGGACCCCATCGAGTGGGACATCTTCCGCACACGCGTCCTTCGCGCTCAGGGGTGGGAACTCCAGCGTCTGTGGTCACCCGTCTTGTTCCGGCGGGCGCCGGAGTCACTGCAATCCGTGAAGGATGAACACGACCGCCTCTCTCTGCCACCCACGGATAAGCAGGTGGCAGCGATGGTGGAGTGA
- the zwf gene encoding glucose-6-phosphate dehydrogenase, whose translation MPELENPFQETLLQRHRAEPCTVVIFGATGDLTNRKLIPALYNVAAEGDLPPQFKVVGFARRDKSDDVFRKELEEGNRKNSRQGHNEELWANFAQTIHYHRSEFEDLEGYKALADLLDKFDEERGAPANRLFYLASAPEAFKPILEMLREAGLHEGVNGKWARVVCEKPFGKDLVTARALNETVAGTFAEKDTYRIDHYLGKETAQNIMVLRFANALFEPNWNSRYIDHVQITCAENLGMEGGRGGYYDTAGALRDMVQNHLFQLLSLVAMEPPTDLSADSVRDEKVKVIRALRPLVGPEAVGANVIRAQYTAGSVDGAARVGYRQEDRVNPESNTEAYVALRLYIDTWRWQGVPFYIRVGKQLPKKATEISVHFKKPPQVPFATARLPGSSENTLVIRIQPDEGIALRILAKQPGQALSMQQVKMDFRYSSSFGKASPEAYERLLLDAMAGDATLFARRDEVESAWKFIDELEHAWHKTENPPTMCEYPAGSWGPKEADDLLRQDGREWRTL comes from the coding sequence ATGCCTGAACTGGAAAATCCCTTTCAAGAAACGCTTCTCCAGCGCCATCGCGCAGAGCCTTGCACCGTGGTCATCTTTGGCGCCACGGGCGATCTGACGAACCGCAAACTCATCCCCGCGCTCTACAATGTGGCGGCAGAGGGAGACCTCCCCCCCCAGTTTAAGGTGGTGGGCTTTGCCCGCCGGGACAAATCTGACGACGTCTTCCGCAAAGAATTGGAAGAGGGAAATCGCAAAAACAGCCGCCAGGGTCACAATGAGGAATTGTGGGCCAACTTTGCCCAAACCATCCATTACCACCGCAGCGAATTTGAAGACCTGGAAGGCTACAAGGCCCTGGCCGATCTGCTGGACAAATTCGATGAAGAGCGCGGTGCCCCAGCCAACCGCCTATTTTACCTTGCCTCCGCCCCAGAAGCTTTCAAACCCATCTTGGAGATGCTGCGTGAGGCAGGCCTGCATGAAGGGGTGAATGGTAAGTGGGCGCGTGTAGTGTGTGAAAAACCCTTCGGCAAGGACCTGGTCACCGCCCGGGCGCTGAATGAAACCGTGGCGGGCACCTTTGCGGAAAAGGACACCTACCGCATTGACCATTACCTGGGCAAAGAAACAGCGCAGAACATCATGGTGCTGCGCTTTGCCAATGCCCTGTTTGAGCCGAACTGGAACAGTCGCTACATTGACCACGTGCAGATCACCTGCGCCGAAAACCTGGGCATGGAAGGTGGCCGCGGTGGCTACTATGACACCGCTGGGGCTCTGCGTGACATGGTGCAAAACCACCTCTTCCAGCTCCTCTCTCTGGTGGCCATGGAGCCGCCGACCGACCTCAGCGCGGACAGTGTGCGCGATGAGAAGGTGAAGGTCATCCGCGCGCTGCGCCCGCTGGTGGGGCCTGAAGCGGTGGGGGCCAATGTCATCCGCGCTCAATACACGGCTGGCAGTGTGGACGGAGCCGCGCGTGTGGGCTACCGCCAGGAGGACCGAGTGAATCCGGAATCCAATACGGAGGCCTACGTGGCCCTGCGCCTCTACATTGATACCTGGCGCTGGCAGGGAGTGCCCTTTTACATTCGCGTGGGCAAGCAACTGCCCAAAAAGGCCACGGAGATCAGCGTGCATTTCAAAAAACCGCCACAGGTCCCCTTCGCCACCGCGCGTCTCCCCGGCAGCAGCGAAAACACCCTGGTCATCCGTATCCAGCCGGATGAGGGTATCGCCCTGCGCATCCTGGCCAAGCAACCCGGTCAGGCCCTGTCCATGCAGCAGGTGAAGATGGACTTCCGCTACAGCAGCAGCTTTGGCAAAGCCAGCCCCGAGGCCTACGAGCGCCTCCTCCTGGACGCCATGGCCGGCGATGCCACCCTCTTTGCCCGTCGCGACGAAGTGGAAAGCGCGTGGAAGTTCATTGATGAACTCGAGCACGCCTGGCACAAGACGGAAAACCCACCGACCATGTGCGAATACCCCGCCGGATCCTGGGGCCCGAAAGAGGCCGATGACCTCCTGCGCCAGGACGGCCGCGAGTGGCGCACGCTCTAA
- a CDS encoding peptidylprolyl isomerase yields MSVSLRHLTCLAALLCSAVPAFSQSSSNGIAAIVNGNVITKSEVRDAVNAQEQMLRMQYQNDPAALQREMATLKATALDGLIDRELVLAEFKRMGAAIKSQWVDDDINGIIRESFKGNREAFVKELAESGMTLKKFRDMREKMMIVQAMRGKQAAEQPPATPAEVEAYYKKNVAKWRSGDMIKISTITVAKFSGEATATPASQKKMAQEIHSKLVKGADFATTAKTYSQDSHAEDGGAWDWMSREQMKPSIANVAFNLKTGGLSSVIDDEAAYIIIACDAIKYGNSKPMSEVRQEIERAISNEKSKAVIDKWMEGLRKKAVIKKNGW; encoded by the coding sequence ATGTCTGTTTCCCTGCGCCATCTTACCTGCCTCGCGGCGCTGCTTTGCTCGGCAGTGCCTGCTTTTTCGCAATCCTCCAGCAATGGCATCGCTGCCATTGTGAATGGAAATGTCATCACCAAATCCGAAGTGCGCGATGCGGTGAATGCACAAGAACAGATGCTGCGCATGCAGTATCAAAACGACCCAGCCGCCCTGCAGCGTGAAATGGCCACCCTGAAGGCCACCGCTCTGGATGGCCTCATTGATCGCGAACTCGTCCTGGCGGAATTCAAGCGCATGGGCGCTGCCATCAAAAGCCAGTGGGTGGATGATGACATCAACGGCATCATCCGCGAAAGCTTCAAAGGCAACCGTGAAGCCTTCGTCAAGGAACTGGCCGAGTCTGGCATGACCCTGAAGAAGTTCCGCGACATGCGCGAGAAGATGATGATCGTGCAGGCGATGCGTGGCAAGCAAGCTGCCGAGCAGCCACCTGCCACACCGGCCGAAGTGGAGGCCTACTACAAAAAGAACGTCGCTAAATGGCGCAGTGGCGACATGATCAAAATCAGCACCATCACCGTGGCTAAATTCAGCGGTGAAGCCACCGCCACCCCTGCCAGCCAGAAAAAGATGGCCCAGGAAATCCATTCCAAGCTGGTCAAAGGCGCTGACTTCGCGACCACCGCTAAAACTTACTCTCAAGACAGCCATGCCGAAGACGGTGGTGCCTGGGACTGGATGTCCCGTGAGCAGATGAAGCCCTCCATCGCCAACGTGGCCTTCAACCTCAAAACCGGTGGCCTCAGCAGTGTCATTGATGACGAAGCGGCCTACATCATCATCGCCTGCGATGCCATCAAGTACGGCAACTCCAAGCCCATGAGCGAAGTGCGCCAGGAAATCGAGCGCGCCATTTCCAACGAGAAGTCCAAAGCCGTTATTGATAAGTGGATGGAAGGCCTCCGCAAGAAAGCCGTCATCAAAAAGAACGGCTGGTAA
- a CDS encoding type II toxin-antitoxin system RelE/ParE family toxin — protein MKLIILSSAERDLEDGWHFYEDQEPGTGDIFLQSTLTGIRGLSDSYGIHPHQGRFYRMLLKKFHRGIYYTVESDRLLIHRVIDLRQDPQWIRRELKRSL, from the coding sequence ATGAAGCTGATCATCCTCAGTTCTGCCGAGAGAGATCTCGAAGATGGGTGGCATTTCTATGAAGATCAAGAACCGGGGACAGGGGATATTTTCCTCCAATCCACTCTCACTGGCATTCGCGGCCTATCTGACAGTTACGGGATTCATCCTCACCAAGGCCGGTTCTACCGCATGCTCCTGAAAAAATTCCATCGAGGCATCTACTACACCGTCGAATCTGATCGCCTTTTGATCCACCGAGTCATTGACCTGCGCCAAGACCCTCAATGGATTCGCCGCGAACTCAAACGCTCCCTTTAA
- a CDS encoding glucose-6-phosphate dehydrogenase assembly protein OpcA, with protein sequence MPLTEDTLSCLGTEVPLPKIDRALKDLWSSDEAKTRASLINFAIYSEDPESVVKNNEQMARITADNACRALLITCLPEAKPPRARAWINALCRPYQGKQIVCSEQISFVLEGGDAAQVQNIVFAHLDSDLPLIIWWQGDLTKNFEERFYSRIGTLIIDSSRWSAPISEFAMLLEARAASSFDVRDLSWTRSHFLRTALANSFQDAKAREHLPMVETLEITHAKGQTCAALLLGGWIAQRLGASLDESAPGLAFSKADGKTIQVKLIEKAEGCALQSLRLIAPCLEVSITREGASAFVHTHASCEGHSHEEILPADVVSDADLIASQLSRAGGSTHYSHILPLIQPMLAKLNAA encoded by the coding sequence ATGCCCCTCACTGAAGACACCCTTTCCTGCCTCGGCACCGAAGTTCCGCTGCCGAAGATTGACCGTGCACTCAAGGACCTGTGGTCCAGCGATGAGGCTAAAACACGGGCTTCGCTGATCAACTTTGCCATTTACAGCGAAGACCCTGAAAGCGTGGTGAAGAACAATGAGCAGATGGCCCGCATCACGGCGGACAATGCCTGCCGCGCCCTCCTCATCACCTGCCTGCCAGAGGCTAAACCCCCGCGTGCCCGCGCCTGGATCAATGCCCTGTGCCGCCCTTATCAGGGGAAACAAATCGTCTGTAGCGAGCAGATTTCCTTTGTCCTGGAAGGTGGCGATGCGGCCCAAGTCCAGAACATCGTCTTCGCACACCTGGATTCGGATCTTCCGCTGATCATCTGGTGGCAGGGGGATCTGACGAAAAATTTCGAGGAACGTTTCTACAGCCGCATCGGCACCCTCATCATTGATAGCAGCCGCTGGTCTGCCCCGATTTCAGAATTTGCCATGCTGCTGGAAGCCCGCGCAGCCTCTTCCTTTGACGTTCGGGACCTGAGCTGGACACGCAGCCACTTCCTGCGCACCGCGCTGGCAAATAGCTTTCAAGACGCCAAAGCCCGCGAGCACCTGCCCATGGTGGAGACGCTCGAGATCACCCATGCGAAGGGGCAGACCTGCGCCGCCCTCCTGCTTGGCGGGTGGATCGCCCAGCGCCTGGGTGCCAGCCTGGATGAGTCGGCCCCTGGCCTCGCTTTTAGCAAGGCCGATGGGAAGACGATCCAGGTGAAGCTCATTGAAAAAGCCGAGGGCTGCGCGCTCCAATCCCTGCGCCTCATCGCCCCCTGCCTGGAAGTCTCCATCACCCGAGAGGGTGCCTCTGCCTTTGTCCACACTCATGCTTCCTGCGAGGGGCACAGCCACGAGGAGATTTTGCCCGCGGATGTGGTGAGTGATGCAGACCTCATTGCCTCCCAGCTCAGTCGTGCAGGCGGCAGCACCCATTATTCCCATATTTTACCGCTCATTCAGCCCATGCTGGCTAAACTGAACGCCGCCTGA
- a CDS encoding CehA/McbA family metallohydrolase → MKKLALFMLAATPALWSAEVFEAHLGREKELPGGKEADGIRGDFVLRNDLVEAVISHNAPNRRANMSTFYGADGMSPGCLYDLTLRGAANDQLTAYCPAGYGPVSYVRIVEGTPKGESAVEAVTTAASHGGIYKRNEYRVKDGQQGVFITTTLRNETDKPQKVGTKSEMTRFNNKGDTVDGIFWVDAVNPAHRCGYAIASLKTEGVKNWGGDIEIAPGQEVVATRFFAVGNSPAQAVGEALAAQGKKVGWVKGTLKSEQGPVTTATVAVPFTKVPVPAYPNDQGEYAFRALPGPLELTVADLGRAEVKLAVKVKAGEENRAETMLSAAARIRFEIADEAGVSIPCKAHFEPLDQEALKLDLGPKERAHGCVDQYHSEKGQFTVQLPPGKYRVVVVRGPEYGHLAQEVTVEPNKEFVFKGTLKRLVDTTGWISADFHNHSTPSGDNVCDTDGRLINIAAEHLEFTPTTEHNRFFDWEPTIQALGLSPFIKTVKGVEITGSGQHINAFPFEPEAFVQDGGAPVWNKDPRVTALTLRRWQGERADRWIQFNHPNLTDMFVDRDGDSAVDGGFVGVGTMIDGMEAQNGGSTDILHDAPFKLARSGKSLATKVTQCREFMWRQLLNQGHRLVAVGVADAHAVYGNGVGCWRVYLPSSTDDPAKIDWAELSPKAKGGNMVLTTGPFLQVSTADGKMAGNDVSSPGGVELKVKVQCTDWQDINRVQVLVNSRPDPKLNFTRETHPQMFQDGVVKFDQTLQVPLKEDAHLIVVAMHETMDLKTGYGTSSYASMRPCAYNNPIYVDVDGGGFKANGDNLGFDLPLSNLTVDQAKVLLEKKP, encoded by the coding sequence ATGAAAAAACTTGCCCTATTCATGCTCGCTGCCACACCCGCGCTCTGGAGCGCGGAAGTTTTTGAGGCCCATCTGGGGCGTGAAAAGGAGCTGCCAGGAGGGAAAGAGGCGGATGGAATTCGGGGAGACTTTGTGCTGCGCAATGATTTGGTCGAAGCGGTGATCTCCCACAATGCACCGAATCGCCGGGCAAATATGAGCACCTTTTATGGAGCCGATGGCATGTCCCCTGGGTGCCTCTATGATCTGACGCTACGTGGCGCGGCCAATGACCAACTCACGGCCTACTGCCCGGCCGGATATGGTCCTGTTTCTTATGTGCGCATCGTCGAAGGCACACCGAAAGGTGAATCTGCGGTGGAAGCGGTGACTACGGCCGCGAGCCATGGTGGCATCTACAAACGGAACGAATATCGCGTCAAGGATGGCCAGCAGGGTGTCTTCATCACCACCACGCTGCGCAATGAAACGGACAAGCCACAGAAGGTCGGCACCAAGTCAGAAATGACCCGTTTTAATAACAAGGGGGATACTGTGGATGGCATCTTTTGGGTGGATGCGGTGAATCCCGCTCATCGCTGTGGATATGCCATCGCGAGTCTGAAGACCGAGGGGGTGAAAAATTGGGGAGGCGATATCGAAATCGCTCCTGGGCAGGAAGTCGTAGCTACGCGCTTTTTTGCGGTGGGTAATTCCCCAGCGCAGGCGGTGGGCGAGGCCTTGGCCGCCCAAGGTAAAAAGGTGGGCTGGGTGAAAGGCACGTTGAAGTCTGAACAGGGACCTGTGACTACCGCCACGGTGGCCGTTCCGTTTACGAAAGTGCCAGTGCCTGCCTATCCGAATGACCAAGGGGAGTATGCGTTTCGTGCGTTGCCCGGACCTCTGGAACTGACCGTGGCCGACCTAGGTCGTGCCGAAGTGAAGCTGGCTGTGAAGGTCAAGGCGGGTGAGGAGAACCGTGCGGAGACGATGCTCTCAGCCGCCGCGCGCATTCGTTTTGAGATTGCCGATGAAGCCGGGGTTTCCATCCCTTGCAAGGCCCACTTTGAGCCGCTGGATCAAGAGGCCTTGAAGTTGGATCTGGGCCCGAAAGAACGCGCCCACGGCTGTGTGGACCAGTATCATAGTGAGAAGGGCCAGTTCACCGTGCAACTGCCTCCAGGCAAGTATCGAGTCGTGGTGGTGCGTGGGCCGGAATACGGTCACCTGGCCCAAGAAGTCACTGTCGAGCCTAACAAGGAATTTGTTTTTAAAGGAACTCTCAAGCGGCTGGTGGATACCACTGGCTGGATCAGCGCAGACTTTCACAATCACAGCACGCCTAGCGGTGACAATGTTTGCGATACGGATGGCCGCCTCATCAATATCGCTGCAGAGCATCTGGAGTTCACACCCACCACAGAGCATAACCGTTTCTTTGATTGGGAGCCCACGATCCAAGCCCTGGGACTGAGTCCATTCATCAAGACGGTGAAGGGCGTCGAAATCACAGGTTCGGGCCAGCACATCAATGCCTTCCCTTTTGAGCCGGAGGCTTTTGTGCAAGATGGTGGGGCACCTGTGTGGAATAAAGACCCACGGGTGACGGCCCTGACGCTGCGCCGCTGGCAGGGGGAGCGGGCAGACCGCTGGATCCAGTTCAATCACCCGAACCTCACGGACATGTTTGTGGACCGGGATGGGGACAGTGCCGTGGATGGAGGGTTTGTGGGCGTGGGGACAATGATTGATGGCATGGAAGCACAGAATGGGGGCAGCACAGACATCCTCCATGATGCGCCGTTCAAACTCGCTCGATCTGGCAAATCCCTAGCCACCAAGGTGACGCAGTGCCGCGAATTCATGTGGCGCCAACTTTTGAATCAGGGTCACCGATTGGTGGCTGTGGGCGTGGCCGATGCCCATGCTGTGTATGGCAATGGTGTGGGCTGCTGGCGTGTTTACCTGCCTAGCAGCACGGATGATCCAGCGAAGATTGACTGGGCGGAACTGTCTCCGAAAGCCAAGGGTGGCAACATGGTGCTGACCACCGGGCCTTTCCTGCAAGTGAGCACAGCCGATGGCAAAATGGCCGGTAACGATGTTAGCTCCCCCGGTGGTGTCGAGCTGAAGGTGAAGGTGCAGTGTACCGATTGGCAGGACATCAACCGCGTGCAGGTGCTGGTGAATAGCCGGCCCGATCCGAAGCTGAATTTCACCCGCGAAACGCATCCCCAGATGTTCCAGGATGGCGTGGTGAAGTTTGACCAGACTCTGCAAGTGCCACTCAAAGAGGATGCCCACCTCATCGTCGTCGCCATGCATGAGACCATGGATCTGAAGACCGGTTACGGCACCAGTAGCTATGCCAGCATGCGCCCCTGTGCGTATAACAATCCCATCTATGTGGACGTGGATGGCGGGGGTTTTAAAGCCAATGGAGACAACCTGGGTTTTGACCTGCCGCTGTCGAACCTGACGGTGGACCAAGCCAAGGTGCTGCTGGAAAAGAAACCGTAA